Proteins from a genomic interval of Gossypium hirsutum isolate 1008001.06 chromosome A09, Gossypium_hirsutum_v2.1, whole genome shotgun sequence:
- the LOC107901533 gene encoding uncharacterized protein isoform X2 produces MDALLKSNFPIFSANPNFLSTKHVKPFKVSIKPPPPDFDFRADILAESTAKIGRTYPQLVELAENGTLVLVEKRQFGPVPAWRTEFVEPEAIWLLGTTHISPESASDVERVVTAVRPDNVVVELCRSRAGIMYISSDVENGEQLRSNMFSLSGTGFFGAVGRSINLGGQTALALRLLLALFSSKLSSDLNRPFGDEFRAARKASEEVGAQIVLGDRPIEITEQNYENDTFQLYEHLSFSYPSLLQPLVHERDTYLAWSLKRSKAVNKCKTVVGVIGKGHMNGVIYALVSDQGNLRFRDLAGKTPSETESNGWVQRLLKSLVSDTLIGILLWALYEQIKAAGVLL; encoded by the exons ATGGACGCTCTTCTCAAATCAAACTTTCCAATATTCTCCGCGAATCCAAACTTCCTATCCACAAAGCATGTCAAACCCTTCAAGGTCTCCATCAAACCGCCACCACCAGACTTCGATTTCAGAGCAGATATTTTAGCAGAATCCACCGCCAAAATCGGACGAACTTATCCTCAGCTAGTGGAGTTGGCGGAGAATGGGACGTTGGTGTTGGTCGAGAAGCGGCAGTTCGGCCCTGTTCCTGCCTGGAGGACCGAGTTCGTTGAACCAGAGGCAATATGGCTGTTGGGTACAACTCACATTTCGCCCGAATCAGCCTCCGATGTCGAGCGTGTTGTCACGGCTGTCAGGCCTGACAATGTGGTGGTCGAACTCTGCAGAAGCAG AGCTGGGATCATGTACATATCCAGTGATGTTGAAAATGGGGAACAATTACGATCAAATATGTTTTCTTTGAGTGGGACTGGGTTTTTTGGTGCCGTTGGTCGTAGCATAAACTTGG GGGGTCAAACTGCTCTGGCATTGCGACTACTTTTGGCGCTTTTCTCTTCAAAACTATCATCTGATCTCAACCGTCCTTTTGGAGATGAG TTCCGAGCTGCTCGCAAAGCATCTGAGGAAGTTGGTGCACAAATAGTTTTGGGGGATCGCCCGATTGAGATTACG GAACAAAACTACGAAAATGATACCTTTCAGCTTTATGAGCATTTAAGCTTCTCATATCCCTCACTTCTTCAGCCTCTTGTACATGAGCGAGACACT TATCTTGCGTGGTCTCTTAAACGGAGTAAAGCAGTGAACAAGTGTAAAACAGTGGTGGGGGTGATCGGAAAGGGGCACATGAATGGTGTTATATATGCGTTAGTGTCGGACCAAGGGAACCTACGGTTCAGAGACCTTGCAGGGAAGACTCCCTCTGAAACTGAGTCTAATGGCTGGGTTCAACGTCTTCTCAAAAGCTTGGTTAGCGACACTTTGATTGGCATCCTATTATGGGCATTATATGAACAGATTAAAGCAGCTGGTGTATTATTATAG
- the LOC107901533 gene encoding traB domain-containing protein isoform X3 → MGRWCWSRSGSSALFLPGGPSSLNQRQYGCWVQLTFRPNQPPMSSVLSRLSGLTMWWSNSAEAEFIFRAGIMYISSDVENGEQLRSNMFSLSGTGFFGAVGRSINLGGQTALALRLLLALFSSKLSSDLNRPFGDEFRAARKASEEVGAQIVLGDRPIEITLERAWNSLKWSEKVSLVLSVIRGITSPSSDISKNDLLEQNYENDTFQLYEHLSFSYPSLLQPLVHERDTYLAWSLKRSKAVNKCKTVVGVIGKGHMNGVIYALVSDQGNLRFRDLAGKTPSETESNGWVQRLLKSLVSDTLIGILLWALYEQIKAAGVLL, encoded by the exons ATGGGACGTTGGTGTTGGTCGAGAAGCGGCAGTTCGGCCCTGTTCCTGCCTGGAGGACCGAGTTCGTTGAACCAGAGGCAATATGGCTGTTGGGTACAACTCACATTTCGCCCGAATCAGCCTCCGATGTCGAGCGTGTTGTCACGGCTGTCAGGCCTGACAATGTGGTGGTCGAACTCTGCAGAAGCAG AGTTCATTTTCAGAGCTGGGATCATGTACATATCCAGTGATGTTGAAAATGGGGAACAATTACGATCAAATATGTTTTCTTTGAGTGGGACTGGGTTTTTTGGTGCCGTTGGTCGTAGCATAAACTTGG GGGGTCAAACTGCTCTGGCATTGCGACTACTTTTGGCGCTTTTCTCTTCAAAACTATCATCTGATCTCAACCGTCCTTTTGGAGATGAG TTCCGAGCTGCTCGCAAAGCATCTGAGGAAGTTGGTGCACAAATAGTTTTGGGGGATCGCCCGATTGAGATTACG CTTGAGAGGGCTTGGAATTCTCTGAAGTGGAGTGAGAAAGTTAGTCTAGTGCTCTCAGTCATTCGAGGGATAACATCACCATCATCTGATATATCCAAAAATGATCTCTTG GAACAAAACTACGAAAATGATACCTTTCAGCTTTATGAGCATTTAAGCTTCTCATATCCCTCACTTCTTCAGCCTCTTGTACATGAGCGAGACACT TATCTTGCGTGGTCTCTTAAACGGAGTAAAGCAGTGAACAAGTGTAAAACAGTGGTGGGGGTGATCGGAAAGGGGCACATGAATGGTGTTATATATGCGTTAGTGTCGGACCAAGGGAACCTACGGTTCAGAGACCTTGCAGGGAAGACTCCCTCTGAAACTGAGTCTAATGGCTGGGTTCAACGTCTTCTCAAAAGCTTGGTTAGCGACACTTTGATTGGCATCCTATTATGGGCATTATATGAACAGATTAAAGCAGCTGGTGTATTATTATAG
- the LOC107901533 gene encoding traB domain-containing protein isoform X1, with protein sequence MDALLKSNFPIFSANPNFLSTKHVKPFKVSIKPPPPDFDFRADILAESTAKIGRTYPQLVELAENGTLVLVEKRQFGPVPAWRTEFVEPEAIWLLGTTHISPESASDVERVVTAVRPDNVVVELCRSRAGIMYISSDVENGEQLRSNMFSLSGTGFFGAVGRSINLGGQTALALRLLLALFSSKLSSDLNRPFGDEFRAARKASEEVGAQIVLGDRPIEITLERAWNSLKWSEKVSLVLSVIRGITSPSSDISKNDLLEQNYENDTFQLYEHLSFSYPSLLQPLVHERDTYLAWSLKRSKAVNKCKTVVGVIGKGHMNGVIYALVSDQGNLRFRDLAGKTPSETESNGWVQRLLKSLVSDTLIGILLWALYEQIKAAGVLL encoded by the exons ATGGACGCTCTTCTCAAATCAAACTTTCCAATATTCTCCGCGAATCCAAACTTCCTATCCACAAAGCATGTCAAACCCTTCAAGGTCTCCATCAAACCGCCACCACCAGACTTCGATTTCAGAGCAGATATTTTAGCAGAATCCACCGCCAAAATCGGACGAACTTATCCTCAGCTAGTGGAGTTGGCGGAGAATGGGACGTTGGTGTTGGTCGAGAAGCGGCAGTTCGGCCCTGTTCCTGCCTGGAGGACCGAGTTCGTTGAACCAGAGGCAATATGGCTGTTGGGTACAACTCACATTTCGCCCGAATCAGCCTCCGATGTCGAGCGTGTTGTCACGGCTGTCAGGCCTGACAATGTGGTGGTCGAACTCTGCAGAAGCAG AGCTGGGATCATGTACATATCCAGTGATGTTGAAAATGGGGAACAATTACGATCAAATATGTTTTCTTTGAGTGGGACTGGGTTTTTTGGTGCCGTTGGTCGTAGCATAAACTTGG GGGGTCAAACTGCTCTGGCATTGCGACTACTTTTGGCGCTTTTCTCTTCAAAACTATCATCTGATCTCAACCGTCCTTTTGGAGATGAG TTCCGAGCTGCTCGCAAAGCATCTGAGGAAGTTGGTGCACAAATAGTTTTGGGGGATCGCCCGATTGAGATTACG CTTGAGAGGGCTTGGAATTCTCTGAAGTGGAGTGAGAAAGTTAGTCTAGTGCTCTCAGTCATTCGAGGGATAACATCACCATCATCTGATATATCCAAAAATGATCTCTTG GAACAAAACTACGAAAATGATACCTTTCAGCTTTATGAGCATTTAAGCTTCTCATATCCCTCACTTCTTCAGCCTCTTGTACATGAGCGAGACACT TATCTTGCGTGGTCTCTTAAACGGAGTAAAGCAGTGAACAAGTGTAAAACAGTGGTGGGGGTGATCGGAAAGGGGCACATGAATGGTGTTATATATGCGTTAGTGTCGGACCAAGGGAACCTACGGTTCAGAGACCTTGCAGGGAAGACTCCCTCTGAAACTGAGTCTAATGGCTGGGTTCAACGTCTTCTCAAAAGCTTGGTTAGCGACACTTTGATTGGCATCCTATTATGGGCATTATATGAACAGATTAAAGCAGCTGGTGTATTATTATAG